One part of the Parabacteroides sp. FAFU027 genome encodes these proteins:
- a CDS encoding porin family protein, producing MKRILLIAFAMYVLSNLQAQTKVGITGGFLPSYIIEKSGSQSESLDNLTGFSLGLMVDKKLGATTSLQYQVQYAQKGASGSGDGMNYKIKLNYIEIPVMLAMHFSNFQIKAGPYAAYGITGTMSASQNGVSASVDMFNKNSTGVELNRFDAGLNIGAGLSFTDKLILNLNYEHGLANLYPSTYQGMDTGKGYNRNVSVSLGYYF from the coding sequence ATGAAACGAATTCTTTTAATTGCATTTGCGATGTATGTCTTAAGCAATCTGCAGGCACAAACAAAAGTTGGAATTACAGGAGGTTTTTTACCCTCCTATATCATCGAAAAATCAGGGAGTCAGTCTGAATCATTAGATAACCTGACCGGATTCTCTTTGGGGTTAATGGTTGATAAGAAGCTGGGAGCTACGACTTCTCTTCAATATCAGGTTCAATACGCTCAAAAAGGGGCAAGCGGTTCCGGAGACGGAATGAATTACAAAATCAAGTTGAATTATATTGAGATTCCGGTAATGCTTGCAATGCATTTCAGTAATTTCCAGATCAAGGCGGGGCCTTATGCTGCTTATGGAATTACCGGAACAATGTCTGCATCACAGAATGGAGTGAGTGCTTCTGTAGATATGTTCAATAAAAACAGCACTGGAGTTGAATTGAATAGATTTGATGCAGGACTGAATATCGGAGCAGGACTCTCTTTCACGGATAAATTAATTCTAAACCTGAATTACGAACATGGTCTTGCCAATCTGTATCCATCCACTTACCAGGGAATGGATACGGGAAAAGGATACAACCGTAATGTGTCTGTCTCTTTAGGATATTATTTCTAA
- a CDS encoding site-2 protease family protein, whose amino-acid sequence MNITQTIEIIPAAVIGLTVHEFAHAFTAYKLGDNTAKEQGRVSLNPLKHIDWLGFFLIVIAGFGWAKPVLFNPDNLKKKHRDEILIAIAGPFSNFVLALLFLAIARGLYAAEFFQSTHLGLQVINLLIIWGVINFGLFVFNLIPLPPLDGSHLYLSYLKEINPTLMYNLYRYGTFALFAIIILQNQTSLTILPISNMVNSVSVFFLDLLAFN is encoded by the coding sequence ATGAACATCACACAGACAATAGAAATCATCCCCGCGGCTGTAATTGGCCTCACTGTACACGAATTTGCACATGCCTTCACGGCTTACAAATTAGGAGACAATACAGCCAAAGAGCAGGGGCGTGTTTCCCTGAATCCCCTCAAACATATCGATTGGTTGGGATTTTTCCTGATAGTTATAGCCGGATTCGGTTGGGCTAAACCGGTATTGTTTAATCCTGACAACCTGAAAAAGAAGCATCGTGACGAAATCCTGATCGCTATTGCCGGTCCGTTTTCCAATTTTGTGCTTGCGTTGCTCTTCCTGGCAATTGCCCGTGGGCTTTATGCCGCTGAGTTTTTTCAGTCAACTCATTTGGGGCTTCAGGTGATTAATCTGCTTATTATATGGGGGGTGATCAACTTCGGCTTGTTCGTTTTCAACCTGATTCCGCTTCCTCCGCTGGATGGTTCTCACCTCTATCTTTCGTATCTGAAGGAGATTAACCCGACATTGATGTATAATCTTTACAGATACGGAACCTTTGCCCTGTTCGCTATCATCATCCTGCAAAACCAGACCAGCCTTACCATCCTGCCTATTTCCAACATGGTAAACTCGGTATCGGTATTTTTCCTCGATTTGCTGGCATTTAATTAA
- a CDS encoding DUF4349 domain-containing protein produces the protein MKKLLFLLFIAASLISCDKKHVSENSVLELSCMKLEKPKFVPPVTDGEVEKGVANKTSKVYTKKIIKDGEISICVKDIYEAKKQVDGQLRKFHAYYENESLTNNKTDQSYDLKIRIPSQLFEKFIGNLENGTGDVTKKSITARDVTDEYIDVEARLKNKKLYLEKYTELLSKAGNIKDILALQEKIRLIQEEIESKEGRLKYLNDQINYSTLDLTLFIDTDKTPTAVESNSFLYRLKSALTGGWKAFVSAIIGLINLWPFIIILVGLIMIFRRYRKRKRAKAKESETQTSL, from the coding sequence ATGAAGAAATTATTGTTTCTGCTGTTTATAGCAGCATCTTTAATCAGTTGTGATAAAAAGCATGTAAGTGAAAATTCTGTATTAGAATTGTCATGCATGAAATTAGAAAAGCCCAAATTTGTACCACCGGTAACCGATGGGGAAGTTGAAAAGGGTGTTGCTAATAAGACCTCAAAGGTTTATACCAAGAAGATCATCAAGGATGGAGAGATCAGCATTTGCGTAAAGGACATCTATGAGGCAAAAAAGCAGGTGGATGGCCAACTCAGGAAGTTTCATGCCTATTATGAGAATGAGTCATTGACCAATAATAAGACAGATCAGTCTTATGACCTGAAGATACGAATCCCATCTCAACTCTTTGAGAAGTTTATCGGCAATCTTGAGAATGGGACAGGTGATGTTACCAAAAAAAGCATTACCGCCAGGGATGTTACCGATGAATATATTGATGTGGAGGCCCGTCTGAAGAATAAGAAACTTTATCTTGAGAAATATACCGAACTGCTTTCCAAAGCGGGAAATATCAAAGATATCCTTGCGCTTCAGGAGAAAATACGTCTTATTCAGGAGGAGATAGAGAGCAAGGAAGGCCGGTTGAAGTACCTCAATGACCAGATCAACTACAGTACGTTGGATTTGACACTTTTTATTGATACCGATAAAACTCCAACAGCGGTAGAGTCCAATAGCTTTTTATACAGACTAAAATCAGCATTAACAGGAGGATGGAAAGCATTTGTTTCAGCCATTATCGGATTGATAAACCTGTGGCCGTTTATTATTATTCTAGTAGGACTGATAATGATATTTCGGCGTTATCGTAAGAGAAAAAGAGCTAAAGCTAAAGAGAGCGAAACTCAGACCAGCCTATAA
- a CDS encoding AMP-binding protein: protein MKQHHPLIIAFAKGLSALLRILLSLRYKVEVKGANVLQSSTPLLVLPNHQALIDPIIIISQIYKRTTVIPVITSGYYDIPVIRNLFREWGAVRVSDLESGSRNTNVLNEIAGAVTDGFNMGKNIILYPSGQIAGQGYEKIFNKKSAHNIVSEMPAHVKVVGVRINGLWGSMWSKAWTGKSENFIWLLLKAIFYILVNLIFFLPRRKVTIEFADLTNESRHKAQEGRQAFNAHLEAYYNHNGVETPLFLKHYFYGPKLYRTLPATISGSVDEKEGEALPTDVENIPVEVLEKVKAIVAKTLSINAAQITPNSYLIMDLGADSLNLVEIVSEVENQFPSFASPEINDIKTIGDLCLVAMGQFSSEADLKPSNLNQPLSRKGYISVKADKNILWQFLDSFTENPNDPFTYDAMLGSTDRKSFLLKACVVSQHLKKRVEGKHVGIMLPATQSATLLVIASYMAGKIPVMLNWTVGKKVLEHCIETAEVEVILSASTFISKVEELLPESIKSKLLFLDKEAPNIALSTKLKGVLISKLPKLFLPYKKLDETAVILFTSGSEALPKAVPLTHRNITSDLNSVFRMLEIDRNYTFLGFLPPFHSFGFTVLIALPLAAGLKVAYTPNPTDAREVLKILKHTKANILLGTPGFLKLLMGVGSAYYFKTIRLVISGAEAMTPIVKEQFERLTTDAYLIEGYGITECAPIIAANLFEKQKLNSVGKILPDVECVILDLNSGQRCQPGEAGMIYVRGANVFSGYLGNEVASPFEEIDGKTFYKTGDLGYLDEEDFLYITGRLKRFIKIAGEMISLPFIENILLERYGEEERQVLAVEGSDKTVPPQIVLFTAIPIDMNEANDYLISHGVAPIAKIKSVIQLEEIPLLGTGKTDYKVLRQLIEK from the coding sequence ATGAAACAACACCATCCTCTTATAATTGCATTCGCCAAAGGACTTTCCGCCTTGCTTCGCATCCTGCTGTCCCTCCGTTACAAAGTCGAGGTAAAAGGTGCTAATGTGTTGCAAAGCTCTACCCCTTTGCTGGTATTGCCCAACCACCAGGCACTGATTGACCCGATTATTATCATCAGCCAGATTTACAAACGGACAACGGTGATCCCGGTCATTACCTCCGGGTATTACGATATACCGGTGATTAGAAACCTCTTTCGGGAATGGGGAGCCGTGCGTGTCAGCGATCTGGAGAGTGGCAGCCGCAACACCAACGTATTGAACGAAATAGCCGGAGCAGTAACCGATGGCTTTAATATGGGTAAAAACATCATCCTCTACCCCAGCGGACAGATCGCCGGACAGGGCTATGAGAAGATATTCAACAAAAAGTCGGCACACAATATCGTCAGCGAAATGCCCGCTCACGTAAAGGTGGTTGGGGTACGCATCAATGGCTTGTGGGGCAGCATGTGGTCGAAGGCCTGGACAGGCAAGAGTGAGAACTTTATATGGCTGCTGCTCAAGGCTATCTTTTATATATTGGTCAATCTGATCTTCTTCCTGCCCCGCCGCAAGGTGACGATTGAGTTTGCCGACCTGACGAATGAATCCAGACACAAGGCACAGGAAGGACGACAAGCTTTTAATGCACACCTTGAAGCCTATTACAATCATAACGGCGTGGAAACGCCTCTTTTCCTGAAGCACTACTTCTATGGCCCGAAGCTTTACCGCACGCTGCCGGCTACTATTTCAGGTTCGGTAGATGAAAAAGAGGGGGAAGCATTACCCACCGACGTGGAGAACATCCCCGTCGAAGTATTGGAAAAGGTGAAAGCCATCGTTGCTAAAACCCTCAGCATAAATGCAGCCCAGATTACCCCCAACTCTTACCTGATTATGGATTTGGGGGCAGACTCGCTCAATCTGGTGGAGATTGTATCGGAAGTGGAGAATCAGTTCCCCTCCTTCGCTTCGCCCGAAATCAATGACATCAAGACCATCGGTGACCTTTGCCTGGTGGCAATGGGGCAATTCAGCTCCGAAGCCGACCTGAAGCCGTCAAACCTTAACCAGCCGCTTTCCCGCAAGGGGTATATTTCGGTCAAGGCCGATAAGAATATCCTCTGGCAGTTCCTTGACAGCTTTACCGAAAACCCGAATGATCCCTTCACGTATGATGCGATGCTGGGAAGTACGGACCGGAAGTCTTTCCTGCTTAAGGCTTGTGTCGTATCCCAACACCTGAAAAAGCGGGTAGAAGGCAAACATGTCGGTATCATGCTCCCCGCTACCCAAAGTGCCACCCTGCTGGTCATCGCATCCTATATGGCAGGCAAAATACCAGTGATGCTAAACTGGACAGTAGGCAAAAAGGTGTTGGAGCACTGCATCGAAACAGCAGAAGTAGAAGTGATTCTCTCCGCCAGTACCTTTATCTCGAAAGTAGAGGAGCTGTTGCCCGAAAGCATCAAAAGCAAACTCCTTTTCCTTGACAAAGAAGCACCCAATATCGCTCTAAGCACTAAGCTAAAAGGTGTGTTGATATCGAAGCTCCCCAAACTCTTTTTACCTTATAAGAAGCTGGACGAAACAGCAGTCATCCTCTTCACCTCGGGCAGTGAAGCGTTGCCTAAAGCAGTACCGCTTACGCATCGCAACATTACCAGCGACCTCAACAGCGTCTTCCGGATGCTGGAGATTGACCGTAACTATACCTTCCTCGGGTTCCTGCCGCCGTTCCATAGTTTCGGCTTCACGGTATTAATCGCATTGCCGTTAGCCGCAGGGCTGAAGGTCGCCTACACCCCTAACCCCACCGATGCGCGTGAGGTATTGAAGATTCTCAAGCATACCAAAGCCAATATCCTGCTGGGAACACCCGGTTTCCTCAAGCTACTGATGGGAGTCGGCTCGGCCTACTATTTCAAGACCATCCGTCTGGTGATTTCAGGCGCTGAAGCCATGACTCCGATTGTCAAGGAACAGTTTGAACGTCTTACCACCGATGCATACCTCATCGAAGGATACGGCATTACGGAGTGCGCACCGATTATTGCCGCCAATTTGTTTGAGAAACAGAAGCTCAACAGCGTAGGCAAAATTCTACCGGATGTGGAGTGTGTCATTCTGGACCTGAATAGCGGCCAGCGTTGCCAACCGGGTGAGGCAGGTATGATTTACGTGCGGGGGGCCAATGTCTTCTCCGGTTATCTGGGAAATGAAGTTGCCAGCCCCTTTGAGGAGATTGACGGGAAGACCTTCTACAAAACCGGTGACCTCGGCTATCTGGATGAGGAAGACTTTCTCTACATCACCGGCCGCCTGAAACGCTTTATTAAGATTGCCGGAGAGATGATCAGCCTGCCTTTTATCGAAAATATCCTGTTGGAGAGATACGGAGAGGAAGAGCGTCAGGTGCTCGCCGTTGAAGGTTCGGACAAGACCGTTCCGCCACAGATTGTCCTCTTTACCGCCATCCCGATAGATATGAACGAAGCAAACGATTACCTGATCAGTCATGGCGTGGCCCCGATTGCCAAGATTAAAAGTGTCATTCAACTCGAAGAAATCCCGCTGTTGGGAACCGGGAAGACCGATTATAAAGTCTTACGGCAACTGATTGAGAAATAG
- a CDS encoding MFS transporter, which translates to MYFYTPIIQKNMNSPTQMPVNNRKVMNAWCSYDIANSAYNLSIATVLYPVFYDDITKRAFGSEMVQFLGFTIKNTVLYEYAIALGYFIIIFLTLSLSGIADLGGYRKRFMQMFTTLGALSCMGLYAFNGSNIGLGLLLPMLAVLGYAGSLVYYNSFLPLIATPEHQDKISARGFMFGYAGSMLLLIFNLFSIENYQMLGFSGKMEAVKFAFIEVGIWWLLISQIAFHFLREERRKVEVNTSILTKGFREIGNVFRYIRQHGVMYRFLLAFFFFSMGVQTIIIIASLFGSNELGITGSKLILTILIIQVVAILGAALFGQVSSRFGNKTSLLWMLSIWIFVCISAYFVQSVPHFYILSFFVGLVMGGIQSQARSTWSKLIPKDSTDTASYFSFYDSTEKLAIVCGMLGFGVIEQITGSMRNSTLLLSSFFLVSLLIIAFTRFKREE; encoded by the coding sequence ATGTATTTTTACACCCCTATAATACAGAAGAATATGAATTCACCGACTCAAATGCCCGTCAATAACCGCAAGGTGATGAATGCCTGGTGCTCTTACGATATTGCCAATTCGGCATACAACCTCAGCATCGCTACCGTGCTTTATCCCGTCTTTTACGATGATATCACGAAGAGAGCCTTTGGCTCCGAGATGGTGCAGTTTCTCGGCTTTACCATTAAGAATACAGTGCTGTATGAATACGCCATCGCCCTCGGCTACTTCATTATCATCTTCCTGACGCTTTCGCTGTCGGGCATTGCCGACCTGGGTGGCTACCGCAAGCGCTTTATGCAAATGTTTACCACCCTTGGCGCCCTCTCGTGCATGGGGCTATACGCTTTCAACGGAAGCAATATCGGGCTGGGGCTGCTTTTGCCCATGCTTGCCGTGTTGGGGTATGCCGGCTCGTTGGTCTATTATAACTCCTTTCTTCCCCTGATCGCTACACCTGAACATCAGGATAAGATTAGTGCCCGCGGCTTTATGTTTGGGTACGCGGGGAGTATGCTGTTGCTGATCTTCAACCTCTTTTCCATAGAGAATTACCAGATGCTTGGCTTTTCCGGAAAGATGGAGGCGGTGAAGTTTGCCTTTATCGAAGTGGGTATCTGGTGGTTGCTGATTTCGCAGATCGCCTTTCATTTCCTGCGGGAAGAGCGCCGGAAGGTAGAGGTTAACACCTCTATCCTGACCAAAGGCTTCCGCGAGATCGGTAATGTGTTTCGTTACATCCGCCAGCATGGGGTGATGTATCGTTTCCTGCTCGCCTTCTTCTTCTTCAGCATGGGTGTGCAGACGATCATTATCATTGCATCGCTCTTTGGCAGCAATGAACTGGGCATTACCGGCTCCAAACTGATCCTCACCATCCTGATCATACAGGTGGTGGCCATACTGGGCGCAGCGCTGTTCGGACAGGTTTCTTCGCGCTTCGGCAATAAGACGTCGCTCCTGTGGATGCTGAGCATCTGGATATTTGTCTGCATCTCGGCATACTTCGTCCAGAGTGTGCCGCATTTCTACATCCTCTCCTTCTTCGTGGGGCTGGTGATGGGCGGAATACAGTCGCAGGCCCGCTCCACCTGGTCGAAACTTATCCCGAAGGATTCCACCGATACGGCCTCCTACTTCAGCTTCTATGACAGTACCGAGAAGCTGGCCATCGTGTGCGGTATGCTGGGCTTTGGTGTAATCGAGCAGATCACCGGCAGCATGCGAAACAGCACTTTGCTGCTCTCCTCTTTCTTTTTGGTGAGCCTGCTCATTATTGCATTTACACGGTTTAAGCGGGAGGAATAA
- a CDS encoding nucleotidyltransferase domain-containing protein has translation MDKFEVIKQLKQYILLLSAEGIVVNSAYMFGSYSNDTASDDSDIDLLIVSDNNSEDNDLLIGKIWRLTRKVNSKIEPFIIGEDKFREEEASPFIQLIKSNGIKIA, from the coding sequence ATGGATAAATTCGAAGTTATAAAACAGCTAAAACAATATATTCTACTGCTTTCGGCAGAAGGGATTGTCGTGAATAGTGCCTATATGTTCGGCAGTTATTCTAACGATACGGCTTCGGATGATAGTGATATTGATCTTTTAATTGTATCTGACAATAACAGCGAAGACAATGATCTTTTGATTGGCAAGATATGGCGTCTTACCCGAAAGGTCAACTCAAAGATCGAACCGTTTATTATAGGAGAGGATAAATTCAGGGAAGAAGAGGCCTCGCCTTTTATTCAATTGATTAAATCGAACGGTATAAAAATTGCCTGA
- a CDS encoding D-2-hydroxyacid dehydrogenase has translation MKIVFLDAYSVGDVDMTAISRLGEYVQYETTQPSQVIERCADADVVITNKVKLMQPELDALPNLKLICIAATGMNNVDLSHAAIKGIPVKNVANYSTDSVAELTLSLVMGLVQSTGYYDRYVKSGEYGRSGLFTHHGRPYFEIKGKTWGIIGLGNIGSRVAQIATVLGAKVVYNSTSGKNHNKGFDHKSLDELLAESDIITIHAPLNERTQNLLDYEKLCRMKPSALLVNVGRGGIVKEADLVQALREGRLAGAGLDVFEQEPLAADHTLLSADIQDKLLLTPHIAWASVEARQRLVNMIAKHIEAITV, from the coding sequence ATGAAGATAGTTTTTCTCGACGCTTACTCCGTAGGGGATGTGGATATGACCGCCATCTCCCGTTTAGGTGAATATGTACAATACGAAACGACTCAACCGTCGCAGGTCATTGAGCGATGTGCCGATGCCGATGTGGTCATCACCAACAAGGTGAAACTGATGCAGCCGGAGCTGGATGCACTGCCCAATCTGAAACTGATTTGCATTGCTGCTACCGGGATGAACAACGTTGACCTCAGTCATGCTGCTATCAAAGGTATCCCGGTGAAGAACGTGGCCAACTACTCGACCGACAGCGTAGCTGAACTTACCCTTTCGCTGGTCATGGGACTGGTACAGAGTACCGGTTATTACGACCGATACGTGAAGAGTGGCGAATACGGTCGCAGCGGACTTTTTACCCATCATGGCCGTCCCTATTTCGAGATTAAGGGAAAGACGTGGGGCATTATCGGGCTGGGCAACATCGGTAGCCGTGTGGCTCAGATTGCTACTGTACTGGGTGCGAAAGTGGTGTACAACTCCACCTCGGGCAAGAACCACAACAAGGGTTTCGACCACAAGTCGCTGGATGAGCTGCTGGCAGAGAGCGACATCATTACGATCCACGCTCCGCTGAATGAGCGCACACAGAATCTGCTCGACTACGAAAAGCTTTGCAGGATGAAGCCATCAGCCTTGTTGGTAAATGTGGGCCGTGGTGGGATTGTCAAAGAAGCGGATTTGGTGCAGGCATTACGTGAAGGACGCCTTGCCGGTGCGGGACTGGATGTCTTCGAACAGGAGCCATTGGCTGCTGACCATACGTTATTGTCTGCCGATATTCAGGACAAGCTGCTGCTGACTCCTCATATTGCGTGGGCTTCCGTGGAGGCCCGCCAACGGTTGGTGAATATGATTGCGAAGCACATCGAGGCAATTACGGTATAG
- a CDS encoding cupin domain-containing protein encodes MIKSKPFLVENELPWEPLNEGVSRQIMGYNVELMMVKVSFVAGAIGALHSHPHSQSSYVASGKFEVEIDGEKRILATGDGYFIAPDLVHGVKCLEAGVLVDSFSPVREDFLE; translated from the coding sequence ATGATAAAAAGCAAACCTTTCCTAGTGGAAAATGAACTTCCGTGGGAACCGCTCAATGAGGGCGTAAGCCGCCAGATAATGGGGTACAACGTAGAACTGATGATGGTGAAAGTCTCTTTTGTGGCAGGAGCTATCGGAGCTCTACATTCCCACCCGCATTCCCAAAGCAGTTATGTGGCTTCGGGTAAATTCGAAGTAGAGATAGATGGAGAGAAGCGCATCCTGGCTACCGGTGACGGTTACTTTATTGCCCCTGACCTGGTGCATGGCGTGAAGTGCCTGGAGGCCGGTGTATTGGTGGATTCCTTCAGTCCGGTGCGTGAGGATTTCCTTGAATAA
- a CDS encoding DUF421 domain-containing protein, translating to MIQNYLTIAFSSAAVYVFIITAIRLFGKKEFAQLSVSDLVFVLLISNAVQNAMVGPDATLSGGLVAASTLFILNYLLKYLMYKFPSLQKVVSGEPLLLIYHGRVNEDHLKKAQISVNELIETVREHGCQSIHDVDLAVLEADGNISVLSHDFNKRSSHERKRRKKLTVQN from the coding sequence ATGATTCAGAATTATCTCACTATCGCCTTTAGCTCGGCAGCCGTATATGTGTTTATCATCACCGCTATTCGCCTGTTTGGAAAGAAGGAGTTTGCGCAACTATCAGTAAGTGATCTGGTATTTGTGCTACTTATCAGTAATGCTGTGCAGAATGCGATGGTCGGGCCGGATGCCACGTTAAGTGGTGGACTGGTTGCCGCTTCCACATTGTTCATCCTGAACTATCTCCTGAAATACCTGATGTATAAGTTTCCTTCATTACAGAAGGTGGTTTCGGGTGAACCGCTGTTGCTGATCTATCACGGTCGTGTCAATGAAGACCATTTGAAGAAAGCCCAAATTTCGGTAAACGAGTTGATAGAGACAGTGCGTGAACACGGGTGCCAGTCGATTCATGATGTTGACCTTGCAGTGCTGGAAGCAGACGGAAACATCAGCGTGTTATCCCATGACTTCAATAAGCGAAGTTCGCACGAACGCAAACGTCGCAAAAAGCTTACCGTTCAAAACTAA
- a CDS encoding GIY-YIG nuclease family protein, protein MATIHQFWVYIMTNKGNNVFYVGFTNDLKRRVFEHKNKINPGFTAMYECNKLIYFEEHNQAEQGIQREKLLKKWKREWKKELIAGMNPEWNDLSAGWFCEPSCD, encoded by the coding sequence ATGGCGACAATTCATCAATTCTGGGTCTATATAATGACGAACAAGGGGAATAATGTGTTTTACGTCGGATTCACCAATGATTTGAAACGACGTGTGTTTGAACACAAGAATAAAATCAATCCCGGATTTACTGCCATGTATGAATGCAATAAGCTTATTTATTTCGAAGAACATAATCAGGCTGAGCAGGGTATTCAAAGGGAGAAATTGCTCAAGAAATGGAAGAGAGAATGGAAGAAAGAACTGATTGCAGGAATGAATCCTGAATGGAACGATTTATCGGCAGGTTGGTTCTGTGAACCGTCCTGCGATTGA
- a CDS encoding AMP-binding protein — translation MIAKYLNQTTFSSQEDFTKNFRVNIPDNFNFGYDIVDEWAAKAPDKVALTWTNDSGELIKFTFAEIKDQSDRTAAYFQSLGIGHGDMVMLILKRRYEFWFSIVALHKIGAVCIPATHLLTEKDIVYRNNAAGIKMIVAVGEEEVIKHVNAAMPKSLTIKQLVSVGPVIPEGWGDFTKGIAEAAPFIRPAKANDNGDISLMYFTSGTTGNPKMVAHDFTYPLAHIITASYWHNVGEESLHLTLADTGWGKAVWGKLYGQWIAGCNVFVYDFDKFAPVDVLHMIQKYGITSFCAPPTVFRFLIREDLTRFDLSTLKYCTIAGEALNPKVFEEFLKLTGIKLMEGFGQTETTLTIATYPWAEPKPGSMGIVNPQYDVDLLTGDGRWAEDGEQGEIVIRTHGEKVLGLFKEYYRDEALTKEAWYDDIYHTGDVAWRDEDGYYWFVGRIDDVIKSSGYRIGPFEVESALMTHPAVVECAITGVPDEIRGQVVKATVVLAKDYKDQAGQHLIHELQEHVKKVTAPYKYPRIIEFVDELPKTISGKIRRVEIREKDIQ, via the coding sequence ATGATAGCAAAATATCTCAACCAAACTACCTTCTCATCGCAGGAGGATTTTACAAAAAACTTTCGGGTAAATATCCCCGACAACTTCAACTTCGGCTATGACATCGTAGATGAATGGGCGGCTAAAGCGCCCGACAAAGTCGCCCTGACCTGGACCAATGACTCTGGCGAACTTATCAAGTTTACCTTTGCTGAAATCAAAGATCAGAGTGACCGCACGGCTGCCTATTTCCAGTCGTTGGGTATTGGACATGGCGATATGGTGATGCTGATTCTGAAACGTCGCTACGAATTCTGGTTTTCTATTGTAGCGCTGCACAAGATTGGCGCTGTCTGCATTCCCGCCACACACTTACTGACTGAAAAAGACATCGTTTACCGCAACAATGCTGCCGGTATCAAGATGATTGTGGCAGTGGGTGAAGAAGAGGTGATCAAGCATGTAAATGCGGCAATGCCCAAGTCTCTGACCATTAAGCAACTGGTCTCTGTAGGCCCCGTTATCCCGGAAGGCTGGGGTGACTTTACCAAAGGTATAGCTGAGGCAGCACCATTTATACGTCCTGCAAAAGCAAATGATAACGGCGATATCTCCCTGATGTATTTTACCTCAGGAACAACAGGAAATCCGAAGATGGTGGCACACGATTTTACCTATCCGTTGGCACACATCATCACCGCATCTTACTGGCACAATGTAGGCGAAGAGAGCCTTCACCTTACGCTGGCTGATACCGGTTGGGGAAAAGCTGTCTGGGGAAAACTATATGGACAGTGGATTGCCGGATGCAACGTTTTTGTGTATGACTTTGACAAATTCGCACCAGTGGATGTATTGCATATGATACAGAAGTACGGTATCACCTCATTCTGTGCACCACCGACTGTATTCCGCTTCCTGATTCGTGAAGACCTGACCCGTTTTGACCTTTCTACGTTGAAATATTGCACCATTGCAGGGGAAGCGCTCAATCCGAAGGTATTCGAAGAATTCCTCAAGCTGACCGGTATCAAGCTGATGGAAGGTTTCGGACAGACTGAAACGACACTCACCATCGCTACCTACCCGTGGGCAGAACCTAAACCGGGTTCGATGGGAATTGTCAATCCGCAATACGATGTTGACTTGCTTACCGGCGATGGCCGTTGGGCTGAAGACGGAGAGCAGGGAGAGATTGTCATCCGTACGCACGGCGAAAAAGTATTGGGACTCTTCAAGGAGTATTACCGTGATGAAGCACTCACCAAAGAGGCATGGTATGACGATATTTACCACACCGGCGATGTGGCGTGGCGTGATGAAGACGGCTACTACTGGTTCGTAGGTCGTATTGATGATGTGATTAAGAGTAGCGGTTACCGCATTGGGCCGTTTGAGGTGGAAAGCGCACTGATGACACACCCTGCCGTAGTGGAATGTGCGATTACCGGTGTGCCTGATGAGATTCGCGGGCAAGTGGTAAAAGCGACCGTGGTTTTGGCCAAAGATTACAAAGATCAGGCAGGCCAACACCTCATCCACGAGCTTCAGGAGCACGTGAAGAAGGTGACAGCTCCCTACAAATATCCCCGCATCATCGAATTTGTGGATGAATTGCCGAAAACGATCAGCGGCAAGATACGCCGCGTGGAGATTCGGGAGAAGGATATACAGTAA